AAAGGCAAAAAACGATCAGATAAATGCAAACAGAACtataataatcaatttattttAATCTTCAGTATGCATGTTTAATTACCTGTTCGTTTTCCTCTTCCATGAAAAGCAGCAATTGGCACTAAGTCTAAAGAGTCTCCAACACTGGCCAAAAGAGCAATACACCATTGGCAGAACAAAATGTTAGTAGTATTTATTTTACTGACATCAAATAAGTCTCTACTGTAAAAACTTGTTGACAACCCAAAACTTCATAGTAAGGTGTCATGTCACAGCATAAATGATGAGATAATAACATGAGGGATAAATATGCAATTTATATCCTGTGCTCCATAACTATTATCTAGATTTCCATGTTGTGCAGGCAAAAATGAGGAGTGAAATCAGGATGGCATGAAATATGCTAACCTGTCCATGTAATCTTTCTTCAATTTCAACCAATTGTTTGACCGCTTCGCCGGCTCATATGTAGCATCCGTATCCAATGTCTTGATAATCAACCCTTCACAACTTCAAAATCACTTAAATCTTAGTGCCAGAAAAAAAAATGGCAAAAGAAAACGGCGGTGGTTAGCATTGATAATAAACCCTTCACAACACAGTTCCATGTAAACGCCCCCACCCATTTTTTCCTTTACTGGAGTcctgatatatactccctccgttcctaaatatatgtctttctagagatttcagtaTGGactacatgcggatgtatatagacatagtttagagtgtagattcactcattttgcttcgtatgtagtccatattggaatctctagaaagagttatatttaggaacagagtgaTAGATGCTACAGTTAACACTTGCTTATTTGACCACTTATTTTCACAGATATGTATATATCCAAGGTGGCTAAGATTTTGTAGGATGTCCTCTCACAGCAATCAAATAGATCTAACAATAGGAGGCCAATGTGAAGTGAAGCAAACAATAGAATGCGTTGTAAGTACTATTTTTTATGGAAAACTTGACTGTTATTTGCTTTGTATAAAGTGAACAAGGAAAGCTCATCGGTAGCAAACATATAAGCTGGCTAATGGTAAAGTGAAAGCTCTACAAAATCCAATTACCTGGAGTTGACAGATAAGTCAAGAAATTTTTGTATCTCCTCGAGGTCATTTGATGTAATTGCAGTTGCCAGTTGAAAAACACCTGGCACTTCCTCGAAAGAGTTGTAAAGATGCTGCCAAGTATTCAAAGCCAATAAATAACTACATCTTTCGAGAGTCAAGACAGCCGAATGAATTAGTCTTTTTTTAGGGTGCAACCACATCACTTTCTGGTTTATCAATAATCAGATTGTACACTATGCCAGTTTCTGTGGATATACATGTACAATATACATGATTAGGGAATTAATGGCAAGCTCTGCTACAATGGCTCAAGTAAAACACTACTCCCTCCGGTCCGGTGTATAGGGCTCGCTAGGAATCGCAGCGCGACCAAGGTGGATTTCTACTGGCTACGTTCCATCTCCTCTTCTCGTACGTCTCCACCTATCAGCGATTAGTTAGGATCTTTTATTTAATTCCTGCTTTTAAGGCTGGCAACCCAAGCGCCTTTGAGGCCCACCAAAAGGAGCTGCTAGCACCCGTTCACATTTGCATGCAACCAAAAGAAAGGAGCTGCTAGCGCACGGGTGCGGCCAGGAGTAATTCGTGCGGGGAGAGAGAGCGCCAGCTGTTGCAATTAATTAGCCTAATTAATTCTAGCGGGCCTTATTTCTGTGGTGTTTCGGAACAAATAGAAATTGCTAGTGAGCCCTATACAccggaccggagggagtacgacTAACAAATATGGTGTAACAAAAGAAATCTGCAATCACAACTTTCTGAGGACATACCTACAGAATAGGATAGATAACCCAACTAGACAGCAGAATGAAATTATATATTATTAGGAGTCTACATGACTTGTACAATACCTCTCGGCGAACTTTAAGTTGTTCCTGGAGAAGAGGTTTCCCATTGATGTAAAGGATATCAAAGCCAAAAGTACAGACTGATACTTTGATGTCATTTATAGTAACACCCTTGCGGGCCCTTGTGCTGAGTATCTGGAAGTAAGGAGAAAGATCTCAGCATCCTTACAACTAGCAGTGACAAGGTACATAAAAACTAGGAAAAATTAAGGTAAGTATGATAACCAGAGGCATTAGTTCATCTACTACATACAACAGTTTTCATTGTACATCAGCTATAGGTTATAAACTCAGTTATAAGTATGGTGATCAATGGAAGTGAGCTTACTCATCTTAATAGAGAAAAAATACAAACCTGAAAGGGTAAAATTCTTTTCTTTTCGCGGTCATAAGCAACAATTTCGCAATCTAAGACAAATGACTTAACTGTAGGCTTTCGGATTCTGCATTGAGATAAGTAAAAATTGTTAATTCTCAGAAttaggagtgcaccaggaaatgcGCAATGGACATACAGATTAGCTATGAGTTTGTAAACAGCTCTAGCTTATCAAGGCTAGCACATATAGGCATGGAGCTTCAATAAATTGGTAGGTGAAATGAGAAGGTAAGTATACCTAGAAATTGCATCAACAACATCAGGGTACTTCCCAGTATTCCTTTCAGCGTTCCGACTATAAATTTCTACTGTTCCATCCTCCATGCAATGAATCTTGCAAATTATAGTGTTATTTGAGATTAGCATGGGCAAAATATAAAAAATAGCTAATACCCATGAGGCTTGCTTGTACCTGGGCCCGTTCACCGTCATACTTGTACTCACAAGTGTACTCACGACCTTGAAACTTGTCGATAATCTCTGAGACAGATTTCGTTGCTTTTGCCAACATAGGACCAACAGGGACACCTATGGAGAAATTGCATGTTTCTGGAAGTTTCCAAACACCAGCATCAAGAAGAGTCGGGACAATTTTATCATAGATTGGAAGAACTGAATATGCTTCTTTAATTATTTTTGCGGCCTACACAGAACAGAGGGTACAGAAATATCAGAATGATCATACTAGTCAGTATCCATGCACAGATTTCAGGCAATATGAGAAAGAAAACTGAAAACATGAGAACATGTTGCGCATGCACACAACACAATGCTAGGATCAATACTACAAACTACAAAAACAGCGACTAAAGATATATAATTATTATATGTTACAATTTCACAATAGTTCAACAAGATTAAGTAGTGATTAGAGGAGCCACTACAGAAGGATTATGGGTGTGTTTGTTTGAGCACAAGTTCACCCCACCAAAAATTTGGCCAGTGAATCTTTTGGTCAAGGTTTTGCCACCCCATGTTTTAGCCATGTTGGCAAGACAAACAGAGTGGGCAAAGAGGCATGACCAATTAATTGATAACATTGTCACCAGCCAAACATACTCcttccgttcacaaatataagatgttctaactttttcctgaattggatgtatatagacacgttttagtgtgtttgttcactcatttcagtctgtatgtagtccatattgaaatatccaaatcATCTTAGGTTTGTGAAAGGAGGGAGTACCGTACAAGCCTCAATGTTTTCAGATGACAGAAATGATTTTTTATAAATCCTTACCCCAAGGTAGCAAGATATTCTGAGAGAAGCAACAGGGATACAAAAAAGGAATTCAGCATGTTGCCAAAAAATCATAGAAACAGCAGGATACAAGCCTTGAGGGGTAGACTAAATTAGTAAAAGCTGCAACAGCATGCAGACAATAAGAGTTCAACACCTATCCGCACAAATATATAATTAATGTAAAATTGTAAATAGGAGAAATAAgtgcagcaacctcttcaaaaGGTGATTGGACTTTTTTTGGCGGGGACCCTTTTTCAGAATATACAGCAGCTTGCCCAAGAGCCATTTGGACAGTTTTCTCTGCCAACCCAATACGCATCTTCGACTGCAACAAGTGCCAGTTCAGGGGTTTCTTGCAAAGAATATATGAATACTTAAGTGCATTTAACTAAACATTGCAATATTTACCTGAAGAAGTCGTATAATGTATTGGGGTTCACAGTCTGTTGCAGCAACAAGAAGTCCTTTGATATGGCTTCTTTTCTTATCTTGACTGTCTTTGCCAGATTCCTGAAAACATTATGCTTGCTAAGTGATTTCTGAAGTGGCACTGCATTCTGAACCAGCTAATCATCTCTCCAATATAATCGATTACTAAACAGAGTGGATTTATTTCTAATAATTAAGCATTTCAAAATCAACCCAATAGAAAAAAAATCATTTCATTTTGAGAATATCAAGCCACAGCAAGGGTTAAAATGACTCTTTAGCTTGAGAAAAATGAGAAAGCATATTACCTTTGCGATTGTACGAAAGGTATCAAGCACACGTGATATTGTCAGTGGTTTTGGCTTGTACATCATCTTCTGTGACGACCTGCTTGCTTTTGCCACAAGCCCCAAATCACCCAATTCCTACAGTGACGAAGACATGAAGCAATCAGTTTATGCTCAAACCACATTGCTGTTGCTCACTGCAGAACCTAAATTTCACAACTAACAACCTTGAGGTTCTTTTTGACATGCTCCTCTTTGCGGCCATATGCCTCGGAAAGTGCACGGATGATTGATGCATCCCCAATACCAAGCTCAATCCCTTCGTGAGGTGGCGCAATCCGGTTAGCCGAGAGGTATACTGTGGCAAGGAGATCCTCTGGTGTTGTGGCAATAATCGTACGGAACACGTTTGACAGGATCTCTGTAATGACAATCCGGCCAGACTCGTTGGAGATGAGGTCGAGTGCCCGAGCCAAGAAGAGGAATGGCACAGGCTCGCCAGGCTTCCAGTAGGCAGCAGCCATGGGATCAAACTCACTGCCTTTCTTCTTGAGCTCGAGAGTGGTATTCACCTCCTCTGACTTGGTGGCATTTGAGATTTTGGTCTTCTTATCCTCGGATTGAGACGCTTGGTCTTTAGATTGAGAGACAAGGGCTTGGTCAGAGGGCTTGGCGTCAGATTTGGCCGCTAGGGTTTTGGCCCTCTTCGGCGACAGGGGCTTCTCCGCGGCCTCCAATTTCGCGGCCGCGGCTAGCGTTTTGGACCTCGTGGGCGACGGGGACCTCTTCTTGGCCTCAGGAGCGTCGTCGGCCTTCGACTTGGACTTGGGTGGCGACGACGGGCGCTTTGACTTGACGGGCGACTTGGCCGGCGAAGGCGGTTTCTCGTCCACCGCCCGCTCGGCCGTCGCGCCGTCGGCCTCGGCGGCCGTCTTCGTCCTGGGCTTCTTCGGAGACGGGACCCCGGAGGCGGCCGGGGCCCCCTTCTTGGCCTTCCTGGCGGCGTCCCGCGCGTTCCCCATGAGCACATCCGCCACGGAGCGCTTCCCCCCGGCGCCTCCCGAGGACGACATGGCCGCTCCTCCCGCGGCTAGCGGCGGCACCGCCTCCGCCCTCCTCAACCTCGCGGGCGGCCTCTTCTCGCCGGATTTGACGGCGGCAGTGGGGgcgcggcgggaggaggaggaggaagaggagcagaGGCGGGGGCAGAGGAgcaggggcggcggggcgagggTAATGGCTAGGGTTTTAGGCGAGGGGAGCGGGCGGAACTGGCATCGCAGCAGGGAGTGGAGCGAGGTGGTGGCTCGAGGGAGGAACATgaagggggtggggggagggtttTAGAGGTGAGCCGGCCGGGCCTTGGCGTTGGTGGGTTGGGGCGGGCGGGGGGACGATGGATGGCGCGAGAGGCGACTTTGGTTGGGGAATTGCAGGCAGGGAGAAAGCCTTGGCTTCAACAATTTATTCTCATTTTCCCGATTCGTTTCCGTTTATATGGGCAGTCCATCCTCGGTCTTCTGGGAAACTCCTCAAATGATTCGCTACTCGTTTAAACGGGGATAAAGCTGGTGTTATCAGACAACATTTGCCCGGTTTACACCTTTTTTTATTGTTTTGGGAAAACTCTCAATTCAATTCaaccccaaaaaaaactctcaattcaatttttatttttttgagattGTACCAACCGAACTGTAAGCTCCATGCCTTGATACTGCTGCATCCACATTAACTTTGACATAGTTTTCCTGTGGAGGGATCCACTGGTTCGCCCTTGGTGCTCGAACTGTCGCAGGAGACGCCGCAGGTGGGAACGTCGTCATAATGAAAACTAAAA
This DNA window, taken from Triticum aestivum cultivar Chinese Spring chromosome 1D, IWGSC CS RefSeq v2.1, whole genome shotgun sequence, encodes the following:
- the LOC123181261 gene encoding DNA ligase 1 — protein: MFLPRATTSLHSLLRCQFRPLPSPKTLAITLAPPPLLLCPRLCSSSSSSSRRAPTAAVKSGEKRPPARLRRAEAVPPLAAGGAAMSSSGGAGGKRSVADVLMGNARDAARKAKKGAPAASGVPSPKKPRTKTAAEADGATAERAVDEKPPSPAKSPVKSKRPSSPPKSKSKADDAPEAKKRSPSPTRSKTLAAAAKLEAAEKPLSPKRAKTLAAKSDAKPSDQALVSQSKDQASQSEDKKTKISNATKSEEVNTTLELKKKGSEFDPMAAAYWKPGEPVPFLFLARALDLISNESGRIVITEILSNVFRTIIATTPEDLLATVYLSANRIAPPHEGIELGIGDASIIRALSEAYGRKEEHVKKNLKELGDLGLVAKASRSSQKMMYKPKPLTISRVLDTFRTIAKESGKDSQDKKRSHIKGLLVAATDCEPQYIIRLLQSKMRIGLAEKTVQMALGQAAVYSEKGSPPKKVQSPFEEAAKIIKEAYSVLPIYDKIVPTLLDAGVWKLPETCNFSIGVPVGPMLAKATKSVSEIIDKFQGREYTCEYKYDGERAQIHCMEDGTVEIYSRNAERNTGKYPDVVDAISRIRKPTVKSFVLDCEIVAYDREKKRILPFQILSTRARKGVTINDIKVSVCTFGFDILYINGKPLLQEQLKVRREHLYNSFEEVPGVFQLATAITSNDLEEIQKFLDLSVNSSCEGLIIKTLDTDATYEPAKRSNNWLKLKKDYMDSVGDSLDLVPIAAFHGRGKRTGVYGSFLLACYDEHNEEYQTICNIGTGFSEQQLEERSTSLRSKVIKNPKAYYRFADTTDPDVWFEPSEVWEVKAADLSISPVHRAANGIVDPNKGISLRFPRLLRVRDDKNPEHATTAEQVADMYRAQKINHSHNQEDEDDD